The region TCTTGATACAATGAATATGATACTTTAAGTAGACAgagaatgtttagcatcaaataaaataataataaatactttattttttttattttttattttttttataatagagACTATTAACATAAATAGGCGTGTGGGCTACCCCTTTCTAGGGAGTCGCAAGTAGCAGCATAGAAGATGTTTCATCGATCTTCTTCAACCTAATCCCTCCTCAGATCCTAATCCTCTATTTCCACTCCTTTCCTGAGTGTAAGTGAACAAATTCTACTGCATCTACAACTAAGTATGAACGATTatagcttcttcttcttcatcaatttatatatatatatatataaattttaaaaatagaatctTGTATTATATGAATCAAAGGAAACTAATTTACGGTTTCTCTAGGTTTTCCTTGGCCGTTGCAGTCCACAATCCATCGCTTTCAACTATAATGGCGGAGAAGGGCGTGGTGGAAAACGGTCTTCCTCCGGCGGGCAAAAGAATTAAAACGAGATTATCATCGATGATGATGGCCGAAGAGGACAGAATTTCGAAGCTACCCGATGCAACCATACTACACATCCTGTCGTTTCTTCCGACTAAAGATGTGGTGCCGACAAGCCTTCTTTCAAAGCGTTGGAAACTCATGTGGTATTCAGTCCCaccctctctttctctcacaCTGACTATGATTCTGCGACAGAGGACGTGGAAAGGTTCTGCAAGTACGTGGACAATTGTTTGGAACACCGCAAGAAAGGCATGTTTTTTATCCCTGATTCAGCCATAACTAGTTTTAAGATTCACGTGTTTTACTCTGGAAGAATCGAGGCTGGACGCCTAGATAAATGGTTAGCTTTTGCGGTTGAGAATAAAGTAAAGGAGATAAGTATAACCTTTGGTGGTAAACGCTACTATTGCTTACCTAAAACAGTACTAGTCAACGCAATATACTTGACTATATTGGAGTTGAGTAAAGTGAAGTTGGATTCTCGGTGCTCATTTAATTTTCCATTGTTGaaatcattgataatattgatgTGGTGGATAAGCTTTTGTTGGGTTCACCTTCGCTTGAGAAATTGCGATTATGTTACTGTAGATTAAGCACTGCTCTCCACCTACGTAGTTTAAGACTCAAGTTCTTGGAGATTAAAATAGATGATGGTATGCTGGAGCAAATTGAAGCGGTAAACCTTGAATCTTTGACACTAAAAGGTATTTACTTTAACAAAATAAATCTCTCAGTGTGCAAGGTCATTAGAAATCTCACATTAAATTATGATTGGGGTATGAAAGAGTCGTCATCATTAGAATATCTTATTTCAAACCTTCCTCGACTTGAGAATTTGACTTTGAACAATTGGGGATTGAGGCACATTAAAATCTCAAGTCATCACCTGAAAAGTTTCAAGTTGAATAATAATAATTCTGAAGGACTGAACCTTATAATTGAATCAGCtccaaaattaaaatcattttgtTATAGAGGTAGTATCAAATTTAGTATATCAATGCTGGAGTCATCCAGTTTGTTGAATGGAACGTTCATAATTCATGACGAGCAAAAGAACTATGACGGAAATTGGTTTATCAATATGATAAATTTGTTTTTGAATCTCAATTGTTCTTGGAATACGATAAGCATGCACGTTGACTCAGTTGAGGTATGTTTACTACTTGTCTTAATTGATTTTGtgttttttaagtttattttattagtatatttACCATATACTTGATATCTTAAtacattttcttaattttatacaTGAAGGCTCTCATTTTGCCAGAAAACTTGAAGAGATTTTGTCGTTCTCCTTTGGTTGATTGGGAGCATCTTAGGGTTACTACTGAATGTAAACCAGAAAGAGAATCAGAGTTGAGAGATACTCTGCTGTGGATTTCTCCTTCTTTAAAGACATTGTCTATAGCGAAAAGGGGCATCTTTTAAAAACTTTTTATTAACATCTTAAACTTTGATTATGGGTATAGATGATTGTCTTCTTAGTTTTCTTTGCTACATTATTCCTCTTGAGATTGTATTTGCTTTATAGGTAGTTTAAGACTAATGAATTTGAATGCCTACTTTGCTTAAGAATGGGATTTGTTTTTCTTATATATGCTTGTGAATGAGTAGCTAGGAAACTTTTAACTTGAAATGTGtagttttatttttctatttcaaTCACTTTTTTTTGACCTCACACTAGCTAGTAGAACTGTACAGAAGTTAGTTTGCTGAAATGTGCAGGGCGAAAATTCAAACTTCAATGAGAATTGCTTTTCGAATATTCTAATTAAGGCTGAATATACTTTACTCAGATAATAAGCAATGCCAATTACTTGGCTTATTAATTTTtcactttttctttttattattttaaattctaTGATGGGTTACTTCAATTTATTATCATTACTCTGTGTACTACAATGGTTACATTaattttttagtcattttctttgATCTATACGTGGATCTCTCATCTTGCCTAAAACTTTTAGAAGGATATAATATATGTATCTATAAATACATATTTGTAATCAATTGACGACCTTATGGCTGGAGCAAATTGCTCAATCAGCTCTATCAAGAGGCAACAAAGCTTTTCTGGAAAATCAGTGTGAAGTGTGTTTTCTTTTCATTGCACATTCAATTGCTCAACGTAAGAGAGAGCTCGTAACTAAAATTAGTGAGCCAGAGAAGAAAAACCATTGTCTTGATACAGATTTTATACACACTGTCAGTAACAAATCTCCAAGCACTGAGAAGAACCATATCGGTCTGATTGCGAAAATTGTTGTTGGTGTTGCGGTCACAGCGATAGTCTGTGACTTCTCAAAAAGGACAGAGTCAATTTGTTGCTGGATCAGCCACAATATCTGCTATGAAACATACCAAGTACCTTGAAAACAAGAGTCTTGTCTTGATAAAGCATTATTTGGTATGTTAATaacaatgtttttgtttttgtttgtatAAATACACGCATATGGTACATATTATAAGAGTGTCTTAAATAATACCTAATAAATTTAAAGTGTCTGCTATGGCTGTCATGTATCATGGAAGTATATAGCTTGATACCAAATTGGTCAACATGACATTTTCATAGGCGTTGCAAGAGGAGTCAAGTCTCGCAACATTCTACTTGCTATAATTTCTCATCCCAAAATATCAAATTTCGGTTTGGCTAAAGTTTATGATGATAAAAATACTCCAATAAGTACACGGGTCGCTGGAACAATGCAAGTTAAATCTTGATGAGAACTTTTCTTTGGCTTCTTTTATCACTAAtggtttttataattttttttgatgaaattGAAATGGTTATCTTGCACCATAAACCCTTAGTGAGAAAACCCATATCTTTGCGTTTGGAGTTGTGGCTGGCCAAATTCTGACTTTACTTTAGATAAAGAAAGGATGTACCTTCATGAATGGGTACGAAAAACAAATTCTTATGAGCTATGCCTTTTATGATTAGTTTTCTAAATAGATTTTGTACTTGTCACACGTTTATGATTGTTTCTTGATCACTAGGCTTGGAAGTTGCATTAGAAAGGGATTCAGAACTATCTGAATTCAACGAGGGAGAAGTGAAAAGAATCATTGGAGTAGCTCTATTATGCACTCACCTCACCAGCAGTGTCCGTATATGTCAAGAGTGGTGGCAATGGTCTTAGTAGATAGTGATGTGAGTACTGAAATTTCAAGGCCTAATTGCTTGGCCAACTAGAAATTCAATGATGTGAACAACCTAATGAGCCAGATTACAAAAGGGACTGATTCTAGCTTTTATGACTTGTCTGCATGCAAGCACAAGCATGGTGGCAGACGAATGCCACCAGTTCCTGCAAGTGGCACAGCTCAGCCAAATGTTCACAGCACTATTGGAGACGAAAGGTGATGAAAAATTGGTTTATTTGAGTTTGGTTTGTGAGATGTTTTGTACTTCTTTAGCTGTGTTGTATAAGAACCCAATGAGAGTTTCTGTTTACAAAATTgagttattttaatatttttttatatgctaattgttgtttaatttttgagtttttaattgatttattaagttttaaagtaattttaaatttattagatttattttaattttataaatttttgtgtatttttataattatattattgtaaaatattgtagtatatttatttgaattagtGTTGTTTAGTTAATgtcaaaaaaaatctagttttattgaatttaaatgctaaattaaattaatttataattaatatttttaaagaattaatataatttattttatacttaaaaatatttaattataacttaatttatgtttattttgtagaaaaTTGTTGTATTGTTggtataaagaaaataatatggcaaaaataccatattttcaGTTTTGCCCAGCAGCCCCATGCCCAGCAGCCCGCCTGGCCCCTTGCCCCAGCCCGCCTGGGCCTGTTTGCCTCAGCCAGGCCCACCACGCCTAGCAGCCATCCAGCCCCCACGGGCCTGTGCACTCCTTCGGCCCACTCGCCTGCCTCAGCCCCTGGGTCTCCCACCAAGCCTCCATGCCATTTTTTTTTGAGCCCAACATCCCCTTGTCCCCTTATGTccaaaaataccatatttttacctaaatttttttataaattttaccCCAAAGTCATCATTACAGCCTAAAATTTACCCTTATATGCCATATTATTcttcatttaaaatttaatttaatcaatttaaattgattattttaaacactttttttttgctataaataagggagttgaGTGCTTAATTTAGGAGGGGGGTGACACTACAAAATTTCTACACTTTgaagaccactccattctcttcatctttttctccattaaatatcttgtattttttattattataacatatttacactttgttcttcatttgtgcaaaatcataatattctttaattaacgtgtgccattaaattgtgcacatcaaatatttagaacaaaaatattatgttttgccctataaataatattcattgatttatttgttatttcattagattgatttacattaaataatttaaaattataattttaaaagtgaagataaatcctacaattctATGATAATTtatgcttaaatagaatatctaatgtGAATAAGTGATAGTGATTAATTTCTAATATTaatgaaacttgggaatcaatatacttataaatattattaaatttatattttgtgaattctaataccttaataatcttattttaccatcttgaattctactattaatttatttttatatattgtctttaatttatttattattattttcgttataaaaaaatttcatcaatctttggaactaggttaaagtttattaaatttgatttaagatagttttcttttttattttagacaactcttttgggttcaatctcgtgcttacacgaacactatacttcatatacgatttgtgcacttgcgagtttaaatatttaaaacatacccgtttttggTAAATCAGTCAttctttaatatatataatattgtttatttatttaaaatttatatgacaatcatgaaaatttaataaatatatttaattatttacaaACTAAACAAATGTGTATTGCATATTACTTGCACCAAGTATATaactcttctatataataaatgtgtagataacgaaatttttttgttttaacgattttttattttatttttccattaactttaacagaatattcttatatttaacataatatttttatatttaacggtagattgtaaatatgacttaaacttaaataaatgaataattaaaaaaattaaaatatgatatttttgagatattttaccatgataattatttaaaaataataaaaacatatatttaataacttaaataaaatttaattaaactaaaacttaatattatattaaacatataatattttGCTGTCACTAtatcaaattaaaaaactagaacaaacataaacttaaataacaaaaatattaattaaaatataatattttaaagatattttatgctaatttaaataattaaatcatatttatttaaaaataataaagacatacatattattatttttttcttataaatttgtgtgatagtttattttttataaagtgattggagctctttttattcatcaaatgacattgtgagatacattagaaactaaaaatagttgatgcatgtatactactgtctacactatgactttttctattattattttatttctattattaatttcttattaaatattattgtatttatatatgtatcatgtagtcatgtaaatatatatatatttaagtcaACATTGTATTTATATATCTTATGTGTAGATATTAAtgatataaatattttttcttaaaacagtaaaccagtttttattaaaattataagcaatcactacaagaaatataGTTTTTAGAGGCGgaattattaccggcggactaaATCCGCCGGTAATGTGCagtatattagcggcggagtactgggtccgccgctaatacaaaATACCCATAACTGacttttcaaatttaataccggCGACCATTTTACCGGCGGGCTAAGGGATATAGCGGCGGGCCGGGGGCAGCGGGTATGGTGATACCGGCGGAACCCGCCGGTAATAGTTTAAGACCGGCGGGGTAATACCGGCGGACCCCCGCCGATGCTGTATTACCGGCGGGGAAATACCGGCGGACCCCCGCCGATGCTGTATTACCGGCGGGGAAATACCGGCGGACATCCGCCGATACTGTATTACCGGCGGGGAAATACCGGCGGACCTCCGCCGATGATGTATTACCGGCGGAGTAATACCGGCGGACCCCGCCGGTGATGTATGTATTACCGGCGGGGTAATACCGGCGGACCCCGCCGGTGATGTATAAATGAGCTGTGGGAATTGGATGAACATATTGAAAGATTGATAAACGGGTTCAAAGAACCGACCTGTTTGTTTATGACACGAGAGAGTTACACACAAAAGAATAGGTTTTTAGAATAAAAACCCTAACCCCATTAGCCATTTCAGCTGCTACCCTCACTCGACTCTTACCCTTCTCTTCCCAAACACCTCACACCTCTGACCACACTCGCAGCCTTCTTCTTCATCTGTATGTTTCTGAACTTTAGATTCTTCTGTCTTCTTTTTCTTTGTCTACTTTtaggttttgaaattttttatttttcttcttttgccTTTGATTTATGCAGGTTTGAGATTTGGGTTTCTTGCTCAAACATTTCTTACTTCACAATCTGTGTTTCATAGAGTCAGAGACAGATAAGATTTGGTAAGAATCATATGTCACTCACTTTTTTTCACttggattttaaaaaaataaattatttagctCGATTGGAGCATGGACAGtgtgtgtatatatttatatcCCTATATCTATACTGATTCTTTCTGTTATGTATTAATCTGGATTTTACATTGAATAGACATTGTTTTAATTACTAAGAAAGCAAAGAAGATGGCTAATGAATTTTATAGACTTCAGTCTAATGTGTTTGTGGTTATGTCTTTTAGTGGAATGTGTAAGTGTTTTTATGTGCTTTCAGTTATTGACTATTTCTTATGATTCTGTTTTTTCATCTATTGACTTTTGGAGTTTGGGCTTTGTATAGATTGAATTTATCTGTTCATTTATGTTTAATTTAGTGCTGTTACTCCTAAATTCGTATTGGTCTATGGCTTAAAATTTATAAATGAGCTGCTTAAGGGCCCTTTTTTTCTCTGATTTAGAAATACCGATTAATTTGATTTCTTCTTATCTTCTGTTACGTGGGTATATGTTcttatttttccacatatttttCAATGTTATTTTTCATTATTACTTGATTTTTGTAAGGTTTATAGATTTGATAATATAAACTAAGAGTAGATACATAACTAAGAGTTTTTTAATACATACTAAGAGTTTGTGAAAATGCCTCTcttagttttttaattttaatcaaaTTTATTAAATTCTTAAAGAGTTTTTTCGTCacttctataattttttttaacaccttatttgaaatttttttttgattGTGCTAGGGATTTAAGTCTGCTTTTAGGGCTATATTGCGCCCTTTTTAATTTTGGAAGAACTATCTTTGTTGCTTTATACAACCAGGTGactctttcatttttctttttcaaacctTGGTTGATTTATCAATTTTATTTATGGATTTATCAAAATTGATTGtgtgtatgtatttttatttCAGACTTGGATCGTTTACAATATTGAAGTTTGAAGTTTGAAGGTTCTTTGGGGTTTTTCTCAAGTATGTATCGTTGTTTACTCTGTTTGTCTATTTACTCTTTTTGTTTATTCTGTTTGTTTGTTTACTctgttttttataaaataaattattttatagtatttgactgggatttttataaaaaaaaaaacattgataATATGTTTTTTATACAATTTACAGTTCCTGCTTTGCCGCTGTTTATTCTGCTAAGCTTGATTATGACATGAATATATTAATGGTTAATTATTATGAATGAAAGAGAAACTTGATAATGATGTTTTAGTCTTTTAGATCTACATATATAAGCTTGATAACATTCTAAGACACTCAACCATTTGAGATAGCCTAACTTGTATAATAAAACTCTTTTTTAATAATgtacaaataatttaaaattttgtaggaaataactcaaaattgatatgaacaaaaaataaaactaaaattctcGAAGTTAACAACACACAATTTTGAAAAAGGTGGTATATAaaattttctttaaataataaattattgatgttaattaaatagttaatattattaattatttaatttaatttttaatgttatctaattaataatattaaatattattaaattattttaatatagaaattgaaaattttatttaataaatttttttacaattaataatgattaattaaaaattactacatatcttataataatttattttttattaaataacattatctaattgaataatttaatttaatttaatacaaatcttaaaaattaataatgattaattaaatagttagtattattaattatttaatttaataattaatgttaaataattaataatattaactattattaaattagttgaatatagaaattgaatattttatttaatacaagtttttacaattaataatgattaattaaaattactacatatcttataaaaatttattttttaattaattaaataataaaattttgattcaatattatttaattaaataagtctttaaaattaataatgattaattaaataaataataaattattataagaaattattttaatttattaattaaatattattatctaatattaactattattaaattatttgaatattttatttaatacaagtttttacaattaataatgattaattaaaagttactacatatcttataataatttattttttattaaataacattatctaattgaataatttaatttaatttaatacaaatcttaaaaattaataatgattaattaaatagttagtattattaattatttaatttaataattaatgttaaataattaataatattaactattattaaattagttgaatatagaaattgaatattttatttaatacaagtttttacaattaataatgattaattaaaaattactacatatcttataaaaatttattttt is a window of Humulus lupulus chromosome 4, drHumLupu1.1, whole genome shotgun sequence DNA encoding:
- the LOC133829928 gene encoding uncharacterized protein LOC133829928, whose translation is MLEQIEAVNLESLTLKGIYFNKINLSVCKVIRNLTLNYDWGMKESSSLEYLISNLPRLENLTLNNWGLRHIKISSHHLKSFKLNNNNSEGLNLIIESAPKLKSFCYRGSIKFSISMLESSSLLNGTFIIHDEQKNYDGNWFINMINLFLNLNCSWNTISMHVDSVEALILPENLKRFCRSPLVDWEHLRVTTECKPERESELRDTLLWISPSLKTLSIAKRGIF
- the LOC133831882 gene encoding F-box/FBD/LRR-repeat protein At5g56420-like, which codes for MAEKGVVENGLPPAGKRIKTRLSSMMMAEEDRISKLPDATILHILSFLPTKDVVPTSLLSKQDVERFCKYVDNCLEHRKKGMFFIPDSAITSFKIHVFYSGRIEAGRLDKWLAFAVENKVKEISITFGGKRYYCLPKTVLVNAIYLTILELSKVKLDSRCSFNFPLLKSLIILMWWISFCWVHLRLRNCDYVTVD